In Schlegelella aquatica, one DNA window encodes the following:
- the truA gene encoding tRNA pseudouridine(38-40) synthase TruA yields the protein MRIALGISYRGTAYKGWQSQPGGGTVQDHLEQALERFTGTPVRTVCAGRTDAGVHALNQVVHFDTDLRREPFSWVRGPNTFLPADIAVEWCQPVPGDFHARNAALGRRYAYLVREAPTRPSLDAGRVGWVFRPLDGAAMCEAAVHLLGEHDFSAFRSSECQAKSPIKIVREIRIRRVGAYWRFDFEASAFLHHMVRNIMGCLIAVGTGLHPPEWVAAVRDARDRRLAAPTFAPDGLYFLGPRYDERYGVPQRTPALDFLPGTPAENSP from the coding sequence TTGAGAATCGCCCTCGGAATCAGCTACCGCGGCACCGCCTACAAGGGCTGGCAGAGCCAGCCGGGGGGCGGCACCGTGCAGGACCATCTTGAGCAGGCGCTGGAGCGCTTCACCGGCACGCCGGTGCGCACCGTGTGCGCCGGGCGCACCGACGCCGGCGTGCACGCGCTCAACCAGGTGGTTCATTTCGATACCGACTTGCGCCGCGAGCCGTTCTCGTGGGTGCGCGGCCCCAACACGTTCCTGCCGGCGGACATTGCCGTCGAGTGGTGTCAGCCGGTGCCCGGCGACTTCCACGCCCGCAACGCGGCCCTCGGCCGCCGTTATGCGTACCTGGTGCGCGAGGCACCGACCCGGCCGTCGCTCGATGCAGGTCGGGTGGGCTGGGTGTTTCGTCCCCTCGATGGCGCGGCGATGTGCGAGGCAGCCGTGCATCTGCTCGGCGAGCACGATTTCAGCGCATTCCGCTCGTCCGAATGCCAGGCCAAGTCCCCCATCAAGATCGTCCGGGAAATCCGCATCCGGAGGGTCGGCGCCTATTGGCGGTTCGACTTCGAGGCGAGCGCTTTCCTGCACCACATGGTGCGCAACATCATGGGCTGTCTGATTGCGGTGGGGACCGGGCTGCATCCTCCCGAGTGGGTGGCGGCCGTGCGCGATGCTCGCGATCGGCGCCTCGCGGCACCCACGTTCGCCCCTGACGGCCTGTACTTCCTCGGGCCCCGGTACGATGAACGGTATGGGGTGCCGCAGCGCACGCCCGCTCTGGATTTCCTGCCCGGAACGCCTGCCGAGAACTCGCCATGA
- a CDS encoding phosphoribosylanthranilate isomerase, translated as MNPRTRIKICGLTREEDVDAAAQAGADAVGFVFYPKSPRHVTLSRARELARRLPPFVTPVGLFVNAPLAQIEAACEAIPSLVLQFHGDETPEQCAAVRRPYLRAARMAPGLDLLHFAHRYADAQALLLDAYVEGYGGGGKVFDWSLIPPSVPIPVVLSGGLTPANVTDGILQVRPWAVDVSSGVESAKGIKDPDAIRRFCEAVREADARIAAAVA; from the coding sequence ATGAACCCACGTACGCGCATCAAGATCTGCGGCCTGACGCGTGAGGAGGATGTCGATGCTGCCGCCCAGGCGGGCGCCGACGCGGTGGGCTTCGTCTTCTACCCGAAGAGCCCGCGCCACGTCACGCTGTCGCGTGCGCGGGAACTGGCGCGGCGCCTCCCGCCCTTCGTGACGCCGGTGGGTCTGTTCGTGAACGCACCGCTCGCGCAGATCGAGGCGGCGTGCGAGGCGATCCCGTCTCTCGTGCTGCAGTTCCATGGCGACGAGACGCCCGAGCAGTGCGCGGCGGTGCGCCGTCCGTACTTACGGGCCGCGCGCATGGCGCCAGGCCTCGATTTGCTACACTTTGCCCATCGCTACGCCGATGCCCAGGCGCTCTTGTTGGATGCCTATGTGGAGGGCTATGGAGGTGGCGGAAAGGTCTTCGATTGGTCACTGATTCCACCAAGCGTTCCCATTCCGGTCGTTTTGTCTGGTGGGTTAACGCCTGCAAACGTGACCGATGGGATTCTTCAGGTACGGCCTTGGGCCGTTGATGTGAGCTCCGGCGTCGAAAGCGCCAAGGGGATCAAGGACCCCGACGCGATACGCCGGTTCTGCGAGGCGGTACGCGAGGCAGATGCCCGCATCGCCGCCGCCGTCGCCTGA